In Sander vitreus isolate 19-12246 chromosome 4, sanVit1, whole genome shotgun sequence, the genomic stretch agctcacttcaaatgttatatcttgtttgtatTATCTGTGTAAAGTGTGAAAGAACGTGTCACGTCACTTGAAACACCTGAAAATGGTCTCAATGGAATTgtagtctctcttttttttttaaagaaactacGGGGTGGAAAACTTCAGGGACACAGTAAATGATGaaaatggcaacaacaacaaaaaactagaATTGCTGCCTTGCAGTTTTATGCCTccgccaaccagtcaagttgcagtttaaaTCCACATCTGTCAAGACttgtgtaatgtaaatgtagtgaagactttgaagctatttgattattttttttgctaaaaTGTTGCAAGTCGCACactcaacagaaaacaacagatcTTTCCATGGAAGACTAAAAAGAGACACGCCTGGACACACCTGGAATTTGTTGTCATGGTTTAGGGCTCATGTAGTTGCTGACGTCaatgtttgtttagttttaacCTTTTGATTGCATGATTCAGATATTTTAGCCGATATTTGCTGTTACAGTAATCAATTGTGGCCCACTAGTGTTAATCTGATGCCTTTTGGTTATTACTGGCTTATCAATTCATATAATAGTACTATTACAGTTAGATAATATCTGAATCATGCAATcaaaacatataaaacaaaacaaaactaacaatgtttttgtttattgccTTTAGGAGAATTAAAAAGCTTTGTAACTCCTTTCCATTGTGCGACTCGCAGCGTTTCTCTATTTGCTTGTTTATGTTTTCACCGTGATATTTTGCTTTTGGCCAAAGTAAATCTTGGTCCACCTTCCAGTTCTgatgcaaatacattttctaattcCTTAAGTAAAAGCATGCACAGTTTGTGTTCTGAGCAGAAACGTTTAAGCACATTAAGACTAGGGTTGAAGTTCTGGCTGTGAGCATATTTGTGTGAAAAGACTGCTCTCTGTGATATCATGTTTATGTAGTCAACTAATCAAGCTttcaaacattaaaatgctccAGTCTGCCTTGGTGTATGTGATCAGCCAGAGTTCTGTTAAAGTAAAAGCAATGAATGGTGGGTGGTATTGTGAGATTAGTGCAGTTTTTTGTCTTACTGTAATCTTAAGATTGTATAGCCTTGGGTGTGGCCCCCATACACACAAGTTCAAACCTGTTCCTCTAATGCTGCAAAGGCCTCTTAAGTAAGCATTTACTGAAATACTGGACATTGgattcatttgttttgtatgtgctTTGTGTGACCTTTAGACACATCCTTTTTTACAGTTAGTGATGTAAAGGTGTTGGAATTATGACATTTGCTGACATTTTATGGGAATGCATGACCTTCAACTAAttttgttaaaaagaaaccaCTGCAATTAGCACATTACCAGACTGAGGCAGGCTGGGACTTCAGAGAAATGTGTAGAATAtcatgtaatgtgtgtgtgtgtgtgtgtgtgtgtgtgtgtgtgtgtgtgtgtgtgtgtgtgtgtgtgtgtgtgtgtgtgtgtgtgtgtgtgtgtatgttgacaCACCAGAATAACATAGCAAGTCCCTTCAAGACAATTAGAAACACTTTCACCAACACTGTCTAATGGAACCTTACACTCCtacaaaacacaacagagcattagtaaaatacAGTTTGAAGATTTATTGTCGAGCAAACAGGACTCCAGGTATTGACAACAGTTGCAGATGTCGTCAAGACTTTTCTGAcaggttttcattttatttaactgTTTAAGTACAGCAGGTTTAGCATAAGGTTTGTTTTCCCCACAGTTCCCCTATCAGCAGTAGGATATTATGTGACATAAGTGCTTTGAGTTCCTCAAACAACAACATTGAGCAGCAGAGGAAAACATAATACAatactgccacctgctggctAAACAAGTGTGATGCAGTGGGCAGTGACAAAGCCTACAGTTGACAGTAAAGAATGTATTACAGTAAGAGTTTTCAGAAACCTGAACAAAGACTCATCCATTAGCACCTCTTTACTAAGGATACCTGAACGAATAGACCTCTTACAGCAGAAACAGTATTTGGTGAAGGCACCTTGGTGACGGAATCATTCAAGAAATTGATAATAAAGCAGAGTCTGTGTCCTGTTTCTTAACTTCCGAGATCAAAATCTTCAATCATACATCTGACAAAACAGGAACAAACACATCACTCCTCAGCCACAACTTCTGCCTCCGCCTGCTCctgctcctccttctcttcagcAGCTGGCTCCTCAGttgctgtctgctgctgctgctgctcctcctgctcctccttcttctcctccgtcTTGATCACCACTGTTTCTGTCTTGGTGACTGTGGCGCTCTTCACTGTTGCTCCCTCGAGGACAGTGACAGAACCACTGCTGGCCTTGTCTCCGCCGAAGGAGCAGCTGACGTAGGACGGGGTTCGGGAGCTCTCCAGGCCGTAGGCATTGTAGTTTACAGCTGCACATTCAGAAGTAAAAGGCAATCGTTAACATGGACATACAGTGGGGAAAAGGGTGGTAAAAGAGGAGACATTTGGATGTACACATGTCTATAATAATCTTAGTATCTGCAAAGGCTTTGGGGGAGTTTTTACTCATATTCTTAGAGATCTCAGGAGCTGATGTGGGCTCAAAAAGCCAATTGAGATGTGGTATGTGATTTAATTCTGTCCAAATTAACTTGCATTTAATTATCAGTATAACTGTGGTATATGACAGCAATTTTCTTTCGTTTTCACACACCCATCACATAGAAAACACTGTTTGATGACCATGTAGTGCAGTCACTGAGTGCAGTTTTGCAGGTGTAATGAAGTGATGTGTGGTTGAAAGGTGCGGCAATCTAATGAGGGAAAACCATTGTCCAACATGTCACCTATAATAGCATCAATGAAGCCATGCCAAAGTTGGGTGTGTAATTGTCACACAAGCAATTATATGAAAGGCGTCTGACCAGAGAGAATATTGCAGTAGGTGTGATGTGGAAGATCTGATGTAAATGACagtttgtttgacatttgttttttctttttagacaCCAACATGCAATTGTGATGATTTTGTGAAGAGTTTTAAGAATGAAATGCCTTTTGAAGCTTGCATTTGGTGTTTTGCAAATGGAAACACAGTTTTGGTATTTGTGTCACCTAGTCGCTAAACCTGGCTTCTGTTTATAACAATGCATCAAAACAATGAATAGAAGCAGCAGCTCCCCTTGACTGTAGTGCATCTGTGGGAATTGGTTGTTAGGGCTGATAGTGTATTCATCATATCTTATGATACATGTCATAAGATAAGATATGCTATTTTATTGCCCAAGAATTATCCTGTCCAGTCTTATTGTACATAAAAAGAATGTGATATTTCTTTATCTCCGTGTTATTATATAGTGTCCTTGGGTTTATACTGTAACCTTGGGTTGTCCTTGGGTTTATACATGTAACAAATGTTTGTACCAACATTGAACATGAACTTACAAGTGTGCTTGGATATACTGGTCTTGATTCCAGTTGCTAACCTatagagaaaagcagaaaaagacATGAGCAAGCTAAACACAATGAGATATACACAAAAATATTCCTGCAAAGATATTACTCATCACCTCCACATGGCAGTGCTGTCACAGCAACATCTTACCTGTACTCCTCTCCTTCCAGCAGCTTCCTGTAGGTAGCGATCTCAATGTCCAGAGCAAGCTTCACATTCATCAGTTCTTGGTACTGGCGGACTTGAAGGGTCATATCCTGCTTGGCTCTCTGGAGCGCTTCCTCCAGCTCTCTGATACGAAGTTTAGCGTCCTTCACTGCCAGCTCACCACGCTCCTCAACCTCTGTGATTTGACCTTCCAAATTGGTTCGCTAAGAGTTTGAAAGGAAAAGCAAAAGTGAAGTGTAGTGCACAGTCAGTATAAGGCAAATAACTACCACACAGTTTCCTGAATTACTGTGGAATATTAAGGGATAAAGAAGTTAGCAAATGAAATACTGTACTTCTAACTTATTCAAAatgtagcatgtgtgtgtgtgtgtgtgtgtgtgtgtgtgtgtgtgtgtgtgtgtgtgtgtgcgtgcgtgcgtgcgtgcgtgcgtgcgtgtgtgtgtgtgtgtgtgtgtgaatttgtgtggttgcacttgtttgtttttgttgattgtcTTGTTGTGTTGATGCTTTTATTGTATTCTTATTTCTACCCATGCTTTGTTTTAACGTGTATGCTGTTTCAAAGGGAAAGCACTTTGTGTTAACTTTTAATAAAAggtactatataaataaaattgacctTGACATTGACTTTAAAGACTAAATCCTATTATAGTCAAATATgtctaaatatataaaacagaaatCTGTCTCACCTGTGCTTTCACCATGTCAATTTCAGACTGGAGCCTCATTATCCTGCGGTTCATGTCAGCGATCTCAGCCTTGGTTGACTTCAGGTCGTCACCATATCTACCTGCTGACTGCTGCATCTCTTCGTACTAGTACAGACAGGGACAAGTCAGACTGACGCATCAAGATGCAACAAGATAATCCAGGTTTTAGTTATCAAACCAGGTGTTGCCAATGTTTGTATTTAGtcacatttttggcatttttttaattgtaatttgacATGAATATTGGTCTCACCTTAGTCTGGTACCATGACTCAGCCTCGGCTCTGCTCCGGTTGGCAATGTCTTCATATTGGGCACGCACTTCAGCGACAATGGCGTCCATGTCCAGATTACGGCTGTTGTCCATCTCCACCACAACAGAGGTGTCCTTGATCTGGCTCTGTAGCTCTTGGATTTCCTACACAGGATAATACATGGAGGAAATGGAGATGGAAAAGACCATTTTTAAAATGGTCTTTCTTTTAAGATGACATATAGCTACCTATCAAATATTTATTTGTGTGCCACTAAAAAGTGAAATAAGGTTATTACTGTATCATAGATCTGCCTTAGGAACTCAATCTCATCAGAGAGCCCATCCAGTTTGGCTTCCAGCTCCACTTTGATTATGTAGGCTGCGTCAGTGTCCTgcgcagaaaaaaacaacattgagaATATTCATTGTTAAAGTTCTTTTAAGCTCATTCTACTCAAAGGCCTATTATAGTTTCAAGATCAAGGATATGTTGGAAAACCTATAAACAGACCTTCTTTATGAGGACAAAAGTGTTCTCACACTCATTGCGCTTGTTGATCTCATCCTCATAcctggaaaaaaagtcatttgaaTCAGAATTAATTAATTTCCCTTAATTCTTTACaaatttgtattttaatattttcaatTTCTTCAACATGCAGgacataatatacagtatattatgcaCACAGTGAAACAAAGTTGAGTCAAAATGAACATATGCTAAAACCTGCAATAACAATAATTTGTCACATGGgtgcagcagaaacaagctgtaaagaTCATATCACCCATGTTGATCTGGTGAGTGTGTTAGCAaatgcctatttacacatccagagCTATGGCGCAACATTAGAATTCATTTGGAGCCGTGTTTCTGGCTATGTGGCGAACATAAGTTCAATatttactctccttttagctcccTTATGGTCTATGCTAACTGCTGAGGGAAATTTCTGGCTCTTTACCTGCTATGATGACACTATTTTCAACCAGATGGTTGCTAACtatctgtttggtgctgggcaggtagtgtacagtgagtTTTTATAACTGTGGTACAATCAAAGCAAAGAACTGAAATACGCTATAATTGCTCTGTAGTGCTGAGAGGTAAACCTTTCACATTGCATGTATTCATtgtttccattgttaatataacaaTTTTGATTAGGGCAGCtttcaaataaaatgaaataatatgaAATAGATGTGAGTTCCTCTGTAGCAATCTGCATTCTAAATGAGAAGATTTCTCTCAGTGGAATTTAAACTGAGATCTGAATGAATGTACAGACAGCTGTTTGTTGAAAACATCTGCCTGCTGTGACTGAAATGTGAgctgtgagagtgaaccaaaactgTACAGCTAAGCTGAAAGACGTCAAAATGATCTGTGGAGTTGAGGGGAACAACTCTACAAATCGGGGAGCCTGGTGATAATAAAAACTACAAGTAGTCATTTGATCAATTTTTAATATaacaatattgattatagctgcATTAAGGAGTTTTGACTCCACTCACTTGTTTTTGAAGTCCTCAACCAGGCCCGTCATGTGATGCAGGTCGGACTCAAGTTTGGCTTTTTCGTGACCCAAGGTGTTTAGCTGCTTACGCAAGTTGGCAATGTAGGCTTCGAACATGGCATCGATGTTGGAGCAAGACGTAGTCTGTTCCTGCACAAGTTTCCACTTGGTCTCAAGCATTTTGTTCTGCTGTTCAAGGAAGCGTACCTGCAGACAGAAAAGTAATTGAATAATCAACATTAATGAATACTGTTGTGAATCGTACATAAAGGACTGTGAGTGGATTGATAGTAAAATAATGGGAAGATAATAGTGCATTccttgttttctgaaaatgcaTAACTCTATAATGTATGGAGAGGGTGGTCAGTGAGACATATGTGGTGTGGTCAGACAAAGAATGCATGTAAAAAGAAGGTGGGCGTGACTCAAACAACATGAATTGATTCACTTTGCTGATGGACAAAGAACCGCATGAAGATTGACTTGAATAAAAATGACTAATTGAGCTTCTCCCACCTCTAACTCACTTTAAATGTCACATCAATTACCCCTTACTCAATTCTCAAGTGCCACATTTCAACACAAAGAGGCACTGTTTCCCAATTCCCTCTTTACAACTCTTCTATTGAGTTCCCTGACCCTGGGTGGGGTCTTGGCAAACATGATGAGAGACACACAGCTCTGCTTCAGTGTGTGCCATATCACAATGGTATGCaagctttgtttttttacgaTCTGAAGAATTAGTCTCAGCGTGATTGATTTACAGCTTAACTTCTGTCCTACATTGCTCCAGGATGCCTCCTTAAACCAGAATGTTGCAATGTCCagccatctatctatctatatatatatactgcatctatctatctatctatctatctatctatctatctatctatctatctatctatctatctatttatctatctatctatctatctatctatctatctatctatctatctatctatctactgtaGCTATATACCTATCTACtgtacctatctatctatctatccatctatctctctaCTGTATATGACTATATCTActgtatctatctatttatctatctatctatctatctagctttTTGATAGTGGGTGCATAACAGTCATTTATACTACTCTCTAGAAATTGCTTTATTGACTATTATGCAGCCTCATAAAGTGGGTATTGATCAGATTACTGATAGTGTTTGGTTGATATTTTGTACTATAGTGATCTACTCCACTTCACTTTCCTCGAcccactctttttttctcctgaaaGTGTTTGTAAAGGCTGTTATTATTCAGGAAATTATATGAAAATAACACATCACATAAGATTTTGCAAAACAGGAATGCAAGAGGACACCTGGAACTTGATCTACTTTCATAACCACTAAATCTCTTTTTGCAGGATATTGCTCACATTGGGATGCACCCCTTCAAGCAAAATTGTTCTGCTCTTCATCCCATCCCTGTGCTGTATGCTTTGTATCCAGGTTGATCCTCTTATCTAAGCTCTATGATCTCACCtgagagtgaaaaaatgtgagGAAGCTTTGCCATTACTGAAAACAACTTGCAGCCTCCGCAGTATCATTGTGCATGGCTTTAAGCAGACTGCATTTTGTTATACTGTTTTCACAGGGATTGTCTCAAGGATGAAATCATTGTGAAATCAGACCACTTTGAGCTATTTTGGCTTACAATACACTAATTTCCTCTGAGGTTCCTGAGTTATTATTCGACTCTGTGTGGCATTTAAAAGCTTTATCCCAACACTCATAGGAACTGacacaacataaaaacaaaaacaatgtaacattTTATGTCATGAAATACTAAATGTCCTTCTAGGACAGTGGTGTTTATCTTTACAGTAATATCTCATCTATAAGTTGACTGACCTTGTCAATGAAGGAAGCAAAGCGGTTGTTGAGGGTCTTGATCTGATCTTTCTCCTGGGTGCGGACCACCTGGATGTTGGGGTCAATCTCCAGGTTCAGTGGGGCCAGTAGGCTCTTGTTCACGGTCACCGCTGTGATGGGGGCCATCCCTTCATTGGCCATGCCACCTCCCATACCTCCACCAAAGCCCAGATAGCCACACTCTACTCCACCTCCTCTTTGTCCAGACCCCCCAACAATATAGCCACCGGCCACTTTAAACCCCCCAGCGCCCACAGCGGCCCCACTGCTGCCCACTCCCCCATATGAGCTGCGCACAGCGTAGCTCTGCCTGCCACTACCCACACCACGGTCGCCGTAGCCCGAGAAGGAGCGGCTGCTGTAGCCCTGGGATGGGCCCCTGGAGGAGGACACAGTGGAGAAGGTGGTGGTCTTCAAAGCTCTGACAGACATGGTCACAGAGGGAGTCTGTAGCACTGAGGTGATGTGTGAGGAGAGACTGCTGAGGGAAGGAAAGTCAGGCAGATAGACCCTCCCTGATCCCCGTTGCTATTTATCAGAGCAAGGGAGGGACCCTGCTGAGGTTTGATTGGCTGGTGCTCTCAGCAGGAGTGTAGGATGATGGGGCGGTTGGGGGGGGTTTAGAATCAGGGAAGAAAGAGCACAAGGATTACACAATAGTCACTTTGCCAGTTTCTATAAAACTACTGCACAAACACTGGAAGACTCTTACCACcctttttattaataaaaaattcTCCACACTTAAAACATTACATTGCTTTACATCATAGTAACAAACACTTCCAGTCTTTTTTGCGTCCATAAAATTATACTGCACTGCAAACAGAGTCTACATCTTGTATCATCTGTACACAAACATGCGCACaggcacgtacacacacacacacacacacacacacacacacacacacacacacacacacacacacacacacacacacacacacacacacacacacacacacacacatgcaccaccAGAATATAAAGTCAAACCTTGGGTATAATGAACAGGCACATCATTTTATGACCTCCTCTTCCACTTTACAACCGTTCTCATAGACGTGATATATTGCAAAGTTAATTGTGGTTGCCCAGTGTGATGTGCTTGATGTGTTTGTGGGCTGTGACTGTATGTATCATAATTGTGAAAGAACTATATACCGACTGAATATGTTCAGCTATCTATCATCTTGATTTTTGacggattttttattttgttgcaacAAATCCTTGCATGAAACATTTATTATGTAATAAATATGATTGATATAGCAAAAAGTGTAAGTAGACTTTTCTTAGTGGTACCATCTAAAACTTCAATGTAAAAGCCTGTGTTTGTAGTCTGCACGTTTGTGCAGGATGTTTCCATTATCAGCTGTGATCAATGGACAAAAATTGCAAAGcaatgcaagcacacacacacacacacacacacacacacacacacacacacacacacaaacacaatcctTCAATATCAGCAGGATAAAGAGCAAACtgaagagagacaaacagagtttgtctttttattttacccTGAACCCTACCTTGTCTTGAACAGCTTTCcccacacatataaacacaacataaaaatactatggatggatggatgtgtgggtgggggttttatttaaaacatgaGCTCCAAGCATAATCTGAAACTGTGGAAATCATGATTAATTTGTCACTGGACAGATTTATGACTCATGATCTTTTCTGAGCGGTTTGATGACTGTTGCCTAATTTTTCCCAGAATAAACCCCTTGCTCCCTCAACAAACATTTTTACCACACCATTCCTCTTTTGTTTTCAAGGTTTTATTTGGTTATTCAAAAAAACACCTATTTACTAACCGTTAATATAGCAAAGTAGGCACATGTTGTGGAAAGTACATCTTAACAACCTGAAAGGGACATTCAGGCTTTGGACCAATCAAAAATGCATGTTTTGCTTGGCTCGTCTCATACAGTGACGTTACTCTTCACAATGGAGCTGCTGTGCTAAACTTGGAGGCAACCATATAAGTATAAGTCAACtagtttttgttgtttcattAACTCAGTCTCTCTGACAAATACACCAACCGATTAACAGAGCTTTATTTATGTCACGCTTGATTACTTACAGTAAACATGATTAAACATGATTCAATTAAATACAATCTTTCCTACAAATGAAATAATTCCTCATTCTTTCTGCATGAGGAAAGTAAGAAGGTAATACAAAAAGCTAACCTTCTGACCTTAAGTCTCTTAAGAGGCCAGTGATGTTTTGGTTTGTATAAAGCTGCAATATGACACATCAAGTCAGGAATGTGCTGAGAGAAACACGTACATGCTacaagacagagaggaggggggaagAGAAAAGATGAGCAAGTGGGGGGTATGAGAAGACAATTAGCAAAGATAAGAAACATACCTATTTCACAACGAATGACAGGTTGACTGAGATGTTCAGTGAGAATGGGCTGGGATCCATGATAGGCTGAATTCTATAGCAAAGGTGATGACATCGCTGTATGCACATCTTTACATTATAATGTAGTTATAATGAACTTGATGGatgcagaaaatgaattaaaaagggAAGACAAATACTATGAAACCCTGTCTGTAAGCTGTGGTCTTAAAGTTGGACTTTGCAGTATTTAGAAGGATCCTGCCAAGCCTTCCAAACTATCAGTAAAATCAGTTATAAAACTCACTTCCTGCTTCGCCCTGTGATGCCTGTTCACAATGAGAGCCTCCAGCACAGTCATGAAGAAAATCTACACTGAGGCATGGTGTATTGAGTTAAACAATGGGAGCACACATGTAGCCACATGTAACAAGCCAGGGAAAAAGGTACAGAACATGCAGTTTTGTGGTCTTCCCCCACTCTTCTCTCACTATAGAAGGTTTGTTCGTTTTGAGTCCCATGCCCCCTAGTGTCTGAAGGATGTAAGTGTATGTTTTCAGCCCAGGAGCGGCCCATTTGGTCACATGTTATTACTGTTTCTCATTATCTGCTGCATGAAACTTGGTGTTGCTGATTTGTTAACCACACGAGAGTTATGGCTCTAGTGATGGCAATGTTAGTCAGTCCGtccatcactttggtccagataaaaatatctcagcaactattggatggaaATTAGTTAGTTTATGGATGAAACCTTCTGACGTTGGTAAGCCCCTAATGTttcctctagagcagtggttctcaaagtggggtccagggacccccaggggtccttgaagTTGAGGGGGTTTCAGGGGTTCCCTAGCAAAACATTTATAgtcactataattccatccagaaataacacaatgacattatgtatgactattttggtcatgggtttcatacactttctgtaataaaacatctgaaaTCAGGTTGGGGAccttgggaaaaaaacaaatggggGTCCATGTTCTAATGGAGTTTGAGttaagtttgagaaccactgctctagcaccaccatgaggatgacatttgtgtttcagagtgaaatatcttgactaactattggatggattttgtgaaatttgCTACTGAATTTTGAGGTACCTAGAGAATAAATCATACAGTTGCTAATTCTCTCGTCATCTATGGAGGCACAAAGTTGAAGTATTCCTCTGTCTGGAAAGGTTATGAGGTAATGTTGGGCACTGACCTGAATGACACCTGGGTACCATTGTTTCAACTTACATAGCATGAGTTCATAAGCTGGAAATTCCACAACCACtgctctagcaccaccatgaggatAACATTTGTGTTTCAGTGAAATATCTTGACACGTATTGGATGGAATTCGTGAGATTTGCTACTGATATTTGAGGTACCTAGAGAATAGATTCAGATAAATTGGGTGatcttttaacttttttatcTAAATGTCAGTTTTCCCAAAACTTTGCATTATAACCAAATACTTGCAAAACAACCATTCccttcagcctcagctgtactttgtatttagtcctaattagcaaatgttagcaggCTAACAGGCTATACTAAGATGGTAAAAATGGTAACTGTAATTGGCATCAGCATTGTGGCTGCCCGATACTTACCAGAAGCAAATTTGTGTTTCCTAAGATGGCAAAGGCATGACCCTCATTACTCTGCCCCCAATTCGCTAGTTAGGCAGGTAGgataggttagggttagggtaagaataccagggtgagccaatcagaggcagagtaaggcAGGTCATGGGTTTGCCATCctaggaaaaaaaatattgtgtaCCGAAAACAGGAATTGTTCTACAGTACGATATGCGAAGATAGTTGAGGTTTGGCATTGACCTTGAATGGTCAGGAAAGAAAGCCCATTGATCAAAGTGAAGGGGCTGTTGAGAGAGGCTTTCAGGCCCTCTCAGAGCCTATTTGATAAGGCTGGTTTTATTACACAATGGTAAGAGTTAGGAGTTAGATTAGATAGGAGAGTCCTATTTAAATCCAGTAAAGGTAATAATGCAACATTTTGGATGCAAACTGCCTCTAAAAAAAGACAGGATATGAACAAATTGGGTTTCTTGTATGGATTGGGTAGTGATGCATTATTATGAATCCCACTGCATTTAATTGCAAGACCCGCCCTGCACAGTAGCCAGATTTGTTGAGGTTAGGCATTGTCCTCGAGACGTTAAAGGGGTAATTAAGTGATTATATTgagtattttacactgttccttaaggtctcctaatagggtatgtaacattggttgggctgaaaattgcccgaatgctattttattaggcccttaactaccctgtcaatatggctctatttggaacaaggatcttttcttccaaatatggtatgctcatgaatatttagatgagctgcgcgctgattggtttgagcgaaccacatagaaacacattggagacgagacagcaggtctcatatttcagacactgcaaagttatacattgtttgtcgtgctatttctttattaaattcacttctgagacttttttaagcgagaaatcaactatataaagctcaaatatgggccgttttacaaaaatgtatggctaattgcaaatttggtaagacgtgtcggactttagcaaggagctccacacagtctgacgaaaaagcggcaacctccatacccagtgaaagtcaccgtttccctgggtactggactactggaatactcggggGCGGAGCTGGCTgtctgccagctgccggcataactagagtaggtatatttacagtttgaatttcgtcacgccacttatataacatctaccccaaggtcttacaaagctaacaatggtgtccgatttcaatttaatgaatttttgtgaacattaggggttttgttagctgcgactgtcccttcaatcctatgtgtacagattgcGGCTAGTTAGCTTAATTTTCGgcgtaattagagtatatttacagtttgaatttcgtca encodes the following:
- the LOC144516637 gene encoding intermediate filament protein ON3-like; this translates as MSVRALKTTTFSTVSSSRGPSQGYSSRSFSGYGDRGVGSGRQSYAVRSSYGGVGSSGAAVGAGGFKVAGGYIVGGSGQRGGGVECGYLGFGGGMGGGMANEGMAPITAVTVNKSLLAPLNLEIDPNIQVVRTQEKDQIKTLNNRFASFIDKVRFLEQQNKMLETKWKLVQEQTTSCSNIDAMFEAYIANLRKQLNTLGHEKAKLESDLHHMTGLVEDFKNKYEDEINKRNECENTFVLIKKDTDAAYIIKVELEAKLDGLSDEIEFLRQIYDTEIQELQSQIKDTSVVVEMDNSRNLDMDAIVAEVRAQYEDIANRSRAEAESWYQTKYEEMQQSAGRYGDDLKSTKAEIADMNRRIMRLQSEIDMVKAQRTNLEGQITEVEERGELAVKDAKLRIRELEEALQRAKQDMTLQVRQYQELMNVKLALDIEIATYRKLLEGEEYRLATGIKTSISKHTSVNYNAYGLESSRTPSYVSCSFGGDKASSGSVTVLEGATVKSATVTKTETVVIKTEEKKEEQEEQQQQQTATEEPAAEEKEEQEQAEAEVVAEE